Proteins co-encoded in one Leptospirales bacterium genomic window:
- the folP gene encoding dihydropteroate synthase has translation MNLNYMRIFGIVNITADSFSDGGLYLAPHSALAHARQLLAGGADVVDLGAASSNPDAQAPMVETEIDRLQSVVLALQAEGRNVSIDSCRREVQEAAIGWGVRYLNDINGFADPLLYERLSSAPQQLIVMHKVQEAGVADRRAYEPQQILERICRFFDQRLAVLQRAGVEAGRLILDPGMGFFLGAAPENSLLILRSLQKLRAEFPFRWMISVSRKSFLGALTGREPKQRGAATLAAEIFAVESGVDFVRTHDAAALRDALLVRRALLASESEQ, from the coding sequence ATCAACTTAAACTATATGCGTATCTTTGGAATTGTCAACATCACCGCAGACTCCTTCTCTGATGGCGGTCTGTATCTGGCGCCGCATAGCGCGCTGGCTCATGCTCGTCAATTGCTGGCCGGAGGAGCCGACGTCGTCGACCTGGGCGCCGCCTCCAGCAATCCCGATGCGCAAGCGCCGATGGTCGAAACCGAAATCGATCGCTTGCAGAGCGTCGTCCTCGCGTTACAGGCCGAGGGACGCAATGTCTCCATCGATAGCTGTCGCCGAGAAGTGCAGGAAGCAGCCATTGGCTGGGGCGTACGTTACTTAAATGATATCAACGGCTTTGCCGATCCCCTTCTGTATGAACGGCTTTCAAGTGCGCCGCAGCAACTGATTGTTATGCATAAGGTACAGGAAGCCGGCGTGGCCGATCGACGAGCCTACGAGCCGCAGCAAATCTTAGAAAGGATCTGTCGCTTTTTTGACCAGCGATTGGCGGTTCTCCAGAGGGCTGGCGTCGAAGCCGGGCGACTGATCCTGGACCCGGGAATGGGTTTTTTCCTGGGCGCGGCGCCAGAGAACTCGCTCCTTATTCTGCGATCGCTGCAAAAACTGCGCGCTGAGTTTCCTTTTCGATGGATGATTTCGGTTTCGCGCAAGTCATTCCTTGGCGCGCTTACCGGACGGGAGCCGAAGCAGCGAGGGGCGGCGACGCTGGCTGCGGAGATCTTTGCAGTAGAGTCGGGAGTGGACTTTGTGCGCACTCATGACGCAGCTGCATTGCGCGACGCGCTGCTGGTGAGGCGGGCGCTGCTGGCCTCAGAGTCGGAGCAGTAG
- a CDS encoding bifunctional riboflavin kinase/FAD synthetase, with protein MQIIHELGDFASPWPACALTLGVFDGMHRGHQALVKRLGRGSGMARVLVTYHPHPDLVLAKRPAAGAELFTYQEKLAIFQRFELDAVVFLPFTRDLARMTALRYLKEILLGRLRAKRIIIGYDQRFGRGRKGDYQLLKRFSRRYPFVVERVKAVRYRGQIVSTSRIRALLGEGNVEAAARLLGHPYFASGMVVRGQQRGRELGFPTANLDLPETKALPAHGVYACLAEWGGQRFRAMVNVGLKPTFADSRLSVEAHLLDFQGDLYGQDIRLHFHRRLREERRFESPQALASQLHMDRQQTLLLRL; from the coding sequence ATGCAAATCATCCACGAACTTGGCGACTTCGCCTCCCCGTGGCCAGCGTGCGCCCTTACCCTTGGCGTATTCGATGGCATGCACCGCGGTCATCAGGCCCTTGTGAAACGCCTGGGCCGCGGGTCCGGTATGGCGCGGGTGCTGGTTACCTATCATCCGCATCCCGACCTGGTACTTGCCAAGCGGCCGGCTGCTGGCGCGGAGCTTTTTACCTATCAGGAAAAGCTGGCAATTTTCCAGCGCTTTGAGCTGGACGCGGTCGTCTTTCTCCCTTTCACCCGCGATCTGGCGCGCATGACGGCGCTGCGCTATCTGAAAGAGATTCTACTGGGCAGATTGCGCGCAAAAAGGATCATCATTGGCTACGACCAGCGCTTTGGACGCGGTCGCAAGGGCGACTATCAGCTGCTGAAACGCTTCAGTCGTCGTTATCCCTTTGTTGTCGAACGCGTAAAAGCGGTGCGATACCGCGGACAAATTGTATCCACTTCGCGCATCCGCGCCTTACTGGGCGAAGGCAATGTAGAGGCTGCGGCGCGCTTGCTTGGTCATCCCTATTTTGCCAGCGGAATGGTAGTGCGAGGCCAACAACGCGGCCGCGAACTTGGCTTCCCTACTGCCAATCTGGATCTTCCCGAGACCAAGGCCTTGCCAGCCCACGGCGTGTACGCCTGTCTGGCGGAGTGGGGCGGACAGCGCTTTCGAGCCATGGTCAATGTGGGTTTGAAGCCGACCTTTGCCGACTCCCGCCTGAGCGTCGAGGCGCACCTGCTCGATTTTCAAGGCGATCTCTACGGCCAGGATATTCGACTGCATTTCCATCGCCGGCTACGCGAGGAAAGGCGCTTTGAGTCGCCGCAGGCCCTGGCCTCACAGCTGCATATGGATCGTCAGCAAACGCTACTGCTCCGACTCTGA
- a CDS encoding inositol monophosphatase: MAMLEEDIRSAARVRLSTALAAAPAAEALLRDLQYGDLEVRSKSTASDLVTRADLESEQALLGAIRRDWPNDAILAEESGRSGGAQGDFSWAVDPLDGTVNYAHGLPLYSISIGILYNNSPIAGLVCLPALNRRYHGLIGEGAFRDQRPIHVSDNRSLADALVVTGFPYERAAFLDSLVSGVRSVLASARGIRRTGSAAIDLCWVAEGSFDAHYEFNLGAWDVAAGAAIVRAAGGRVSDFSGKNFEPGMFQMLATNGLIHAPMLETLAPLASIQSLPGMRRSKP; the protein is encoded by the coding sequence ATGGCGATGTTGGAAGAGGACATCCGGAGCGCCGCACGCGTACGCCTGAGCACTGCGCTGGCGGCGGCGCCGGCGGCTGAAGCGCTGCTGCGCGATCTGCAATATGGCGACCTCGAAGTGCGCAGCAAATCGACGGCCAGCGATCTGGTGACTCGCGCCGATCTGGAATCGGAACAGGCCTTGCTTGGCGCTATTCGACGCGATTGGCCCAATGACGCGATTCTTGCCGAAGAAAGCGGTCGCAGCGGCGGTGCGCAGGGCGACTTCAGCTGGGCTGTGGATCCCCTTGATGGCACGGTGAATTACGCTCATGGACTGCCGCTCTATTCTATATCCATTGGCATTCTTTACAACAATTCTCCGATTGCAGGTCTGGTTTGCCTGCCCGCTCTGAATCGCCGTTATCATGGTCTGATAGGCGAAGGGGCGTTTCGCGACCAGCGTCCAATTCATGTTAGCGACAACCGTTCGCTTGCTGACGCTCTGGTTGTAACTGGTTTTCCCTATGAACGCGCTGCGTTTTTGGATTCGCTGGTTTCTGGCGTGCGCTCGGTGCTGGCCAGCGCACGCGGCATCCGGCGCACAGGTTCGGCGGCCATCGATCTTTGCTGGGTTGCCGAAGGCAGCTTTGATGCACACTACGAATTCAATCTTGGCGCATGGGATGTTGCAGCCGGGGCGGCTATTGTCCGCGCTGCGGGCGGCCGGGTAAGCGACTTTTCTGGCAAGAATTTTGAGCCGGGGATGTTTCAGATGCTGGCCACCAACGGTCTGATTCACGCGCCGATGCTGGAGACGCTGGCCCCGCTGGCCAGCATACAGTCGCTGCCCGGTATGCGTCGTAGCAAGCCCTGA